The window AAGATACTCGGGTTGAATGATACCCAGGCCGGGATTGTTGCCATGATATTCAAATGGTGCGATGATAGCCAATTGCCCCTGGTCGACCTGAAGGACTTTACCAAGGTATTACAATATGTAAGCAATGAGGGTAAGGCTGAACTGGAAAAAGATTATGGTAAGATCAGTACCTCCTCAACTGGTACCATCCTGCGAAAGGTGATCGAGTTGCAGCAGCAGGGAGCGGATGTGTTCTTTGGGGAAAAGAGCTTTGAGGTGGATGACCTGATGCGGATCAGTGATGATGGCCGGGGTGTTATTTCAGTGTTAAGGGTAACAGATCTTCAGGATAGGCCTAAACTTTTCTCCACCTTTATGTTGCAGTTGCTCGCTGAGTTGTATGCCTCTTGTCCGGAGGAGGGCGATATGGATAAACCCAAGCTGGTCTTGTTCATTGATGAAGCCCACCTCATTTTCCAGGAAGCCAGCGAAGCCTTGCTGCAACAGATCGAGACCATCATCAAATTGATCAGGTCAAAAGGCGTGGGCATATTCTTCTGTACGCAGAACCCTATGGATGTTCCGGCTGCTGTCCTTGGCCAGCTGGGACTTAAGGTGCAGCATGCATTACGCGCTTTTACTGCGGCAGACAGGAAAGTGATCAAGCAGACAGCGGAGAACTACCCTGAAACAGAGTTCTACGATACAGATGCCTTGTTGACCGGTTTGGGAATCGGTGAGGCACTGGTTACCATGCTGAATGAAAAGGGTATCCCTACCCCATTGGTGCACACTTTGCTGGTAGCGCCAAGGAGCCGGATGGATATCCTTTCCGATGAGGAGATCAATGCGCTGGTATCGAATAGCAAGCTGGTCAAGAAATACAACCAGGTAGTGGATAGCGAAAGTGCGTATGAAATGTTGACTGCCAAATTACAGGAAGCAGCAGGCGTGAAAGAGGCTGAAGAGGGGAAGAAAACAAGCCGCAGCCAAAAGGAAGAAAAGTCAATTCTTGAGGAAATGTTAGATAGTTCCGCGGCCAGGCAGGTAGGCAGGACTGCTGCCAATGTCATCACGCGAAGCCTGCTGGGCGCACTGGGATTAGGTGGCCGCAGCAGCAAGAAGCGGAGCCTGTGGTAATTGGGGAAGAACACTGTGACAGGTGTCACCAAAAACCGGTAGCGAGCTTCCTAACTTGGCCAATAATATTCCTCAATTTCAAATAATGGAATAGATCATATGGACAAAACAGGAAGTCTTCTTGAAAGGTATCGCATTTGGTGGCTCGTACTACTGGTGTTTGTGGCGGTCAGTGCCATCAGCAGGACAGCATTGCTGGTTTCTGGATGGCCGGAGGTTTCCCT is drawn from Flavihumibacter rivuli and contains these coding sequences:
- a CDS encoding helicase HerA-like domain-containing protein, which produces MADQQKFLDTIKTGYSFKGDSAKIGVAILDGQPVAGADILLPLKTMNRHGLIAGATGTGKTKTLQVLAEVLSDNSVPVLLMDIKGDLSGIAAAGSANDKINERYQHLGMSYQPAAYPVELLSLSDQPGVRLRATVSEFGPVLLSKILGLNDTQAGIVAMIFKWCDDSQLPLVDLKDFTKVLQYVSNEGKAELEKDYGKISTSSTGTILRKVIELQQQGADVFFGEKSFEVDDLMRISDDGRGVISVLRVTDLQDRPKLFSTFMLQLLAELYASCPEEGDMDKPKLVLFIDEAHLIFQEASEALLQQIETIIKLIRSKGVGIFFCTQNPMDVPAAVLGQLGLKVQHALRAFTAADRKVIKQTAENYPETEFYDTDALLTGLGIGEALVTMLNEKGIPTPLVHTLLVAPRSRMDILSDEEINALVSNSKLVKKYNQVVDSESAYEMLTAKLQEAAGVKEAEEGKKTSRSQKEEKSILEEMLDSSAARQVGRTAANVITRSLLGALGLGGRSSKKRSLW